One part of the Lapillicoccus jejuensis genome encodes these proteins:
- a CDS encoding integrase core domain-containing protein yields MARDAGHRGGPGRKGRPQQNCYVERFNGIMRDELLSGELLLRP; encoded by the coding sequence CTGGCTCGCGACGCAGGGCATCGCGGCGGTCCAGGTCGCAAAGGCCGCCCGCAGCAGAACTGCTACGTCGAACGGTTCAACGGGATCATGCGCGACGAGCTCCTCAGCGGCGAGCTCTTACTCCGTCCTTGA
- a CDS encoding IS3 family transposase gives MSVAGTAFRNDEPAPWRGSTARRSGTPSARARQRDFEDRLVKAMHAQAQAHPWWGYRKIHRLLVDDGWAVNVKRIERLWRAEGLKVPPADDTASKPPQLQRDRPGR, from the coding sequence ATCTCCGTCGCTGGCACGGCGTTTCGGAACGACGAGCCTGCACCGTGGAGGGGCAGCACCGCTCGACGCAGCGGTACGCCGTCGGCCCGTGCTCGCCAACGGGACTTCGAGGACCGGCTCGTCAAGGCGATGCACGCGCAGGCGCAGGCGCACCCTTGGTGGGGTTACCGCAAGATCCACCGGCTCCTGGTCGACGACGGCTGGGCCGTCAACGTCAAACGGATCGAGCGGCTGTGGCGGGCCGAGGGATTGAAAGTCCCGCCTGCTGATGACACGGCGTCGAAACCGCCCCAACTGCAGAGGGATCGGCCAGGCAGGTAA
- a CDS encoding recombinase family protein has translation MSARRFVPIADWVRVYGRPMRVAILERRSKDDPDTKSLQVQHDTCLRWLNSLPAGSWSCDLRLAEDGGDVYRQIVSAWRGKGNHRLLRQIMARLTEYDVVVVYRIDRFGRNVVTVLTTLDQMREAGVRLYSVEENLDTADPSQQFNSQLFAMLAQHSSDLLGTADGLVDI, from the coding sequence ATGAGCGCGCGCAGGTTTGTGCCGATCGCGGACTGGGTCCGTGTGTACGGGCGTCCGATGCGGGTGGCGATCTTGGAGCGGCGAAGCAAGGACGACCCGGACACCAAGAGTCTGCAGGTGCAGCACGACACGTGCCTGCGCTGGCTGAACTCGTTGCCAGCGGGGAGCTGGTCGTGTGACCTGCGGCTGGCGGAGGACGGCGGCGACGTCTACCGGCAGATCGTCTCGGCGTGGCGGGGGAAGGGGAATCACCGTCTGCTGCGGCAGATCATGGCGCGGCTGACTGAGTACGACGTCGTCGTCGTCTACCGGATCGACCGTTTCGGCCGCAACGTCGTGACCGTCCTGACCACGCTCGATCAGATGCGTGAGGCGGGGGTGCGGCTGTATAGCGTCGAGGAGAACCTCGACACGGCCGACCCCTCCCAGCAGTTCAACAGCCAGCTGTTCGCGATGCTCGCGCAGCACTCCTCGGACCTGCTCGGGACTGCTGACGGTTTGGTTGACATCTGA
- a CDS encoding recombinase family protein, translating into MADDQTRRTPMKQLHAGEPRVAIYARVADPTSIGLTQQEGRLRSRADECGWHVKDVLAETRGWGIGDKMLDALSCYDQVLIQDLSRLSRSTQRLVAILRRLEDGGVRVLVADAVGAGPMPLSGGVARPPSLVGIGVASIGGADDVASAAAEFAVLNMLLATAAGHPTKGGRR; encoded by the coding sequence ATGGCCGATGACCAGACCAGGAGGACACCGATGAAACAGCTACACGCTGGTGAGCCGCGCGTGGCGATCTACGCGCGGGTCGCGGACCCGACGAGTATCGGGTTGACACAGCAGGAGGGACGGCTGCGTTCGCGTGCGGACGAGTGCGGTTGGCACGTGAAGGACGTGTTGGCTGAGACCCGAGGGTGGGGGATCGGCGACAAGATGCTTGACGCCCTCTCCTGCTACGACCAGGTGCTTATCCAGGACCTGTCCCGCCTGAGCCGGTCGACTCAGCGGCTGGTCGCCATTCTGCGACGCCTGGAGGACGGTGGCGTCCGGGTGCTCGTCGCGGATGCGGTCGGTGCCGGTCCAATGCCATTGTCCGGCGGGGTGGCCCGTCCCCCAAGCCTCGTCGGCATCGGGGTCGCCTCCATCGGTGGGGCCGACGATGTCGCGAGCGCGGCGGCCGAGTTTGCCGTGCTCAACATGCTGCTGGCGACCGCAGCCGGTCACCCGACCAAGGGTGGTCGGCGATGA